The following are encoded in a window of Podospora pseudoanserina strain CBS 124.78 chromosome 6, whole genome shotgun sequence genomic DNA:
- a CDS encoding hypothetical protein (EggNog:ENOG503PS59), with the protein MSTRPWLAAGRRCTHASRIGYVRRTLEPHCNETFSRDLPGEVEVQFISVNQTGPQATPMLESGEDVTAYLDKQQNCEQGEDDAKVHCQYVLLHPLIGRSPLLIPHRQMLHLLESWNVFPEICRYLNAFGKKYFNKDEAFAGFDCVEYEDSNNSSVNKLEMCYLLKYAASKRNEDTKVDAWAIRHALIYQQTCLNTRESSHILVRLSDNMKLALKEALSAPREEVQNFSRDWTRLHSLVLGEVDDGWRQMTNSLDSEVSEIFHRLIASGVIPQDFNMFDSPATVAQDMKHLQRLTDSLRRVSTMISLNIDTVDCLINRVEMFNKGSYIYPDDLLPFLRSLHQFKQEHKFALKNSSAVLERATSLANQLRDTVALRNSEINKNHTEQLGGNTAALANLSEQAGRETSVVKTLTVLALVFVPASFVADFLQMGYVTTDPDNARIWRAAQDLQLYAALAIPLVALTMGFYIVIELRKASHHGQKGPVGAP; encoded by the exons ATGTCAACCCGCCCCTGGCTAGCAGCTGGGAGAAGATGCACCCACGCAAGCCGCATTGGTTATGTCCGTCGCACACTAGAGCCGCATTGCAATGAGACATTCTCTCGTGACCTTCCCGGTGAAGTCGAAGTTCAGTTCATCTCCGTCAACCAAACAG GGCCACAAGCAACACCCATGCTAGAGAGTGGAGAAGACGTGACAGCATACCTCGACAAGCAACAAAACTGTGAACaaggcgaggatgatgccaaGGTCCATTGCCAATACGT GCTTTTACACCCTCTCATCGGCAGGTCGCCTCTCCTGATACCCCACCGACAAATGCTTCACCTTTTAGAGTCATGGAATGTCTTCCCAGAGATCTGTCGCTATCTGAACGCGTTTGGGAAGAAATACTTTAACAAAGACGAAGCGTTTGCTGGGTTTGACTGTGTCGAGTACGAAGACAGTAACAACAGCTCAGTGAACAAGCTGG AGATGTGCTATCTACTCAAGTACGCTGCCTCGAAACGAAACGAAGACACAAAAGTAGACGCATGGGCGATCCGGCACGCACTCATTTATCAACAGACCTGCTTGAACACGAGAGAAAGCTCGCACATTCTCGTCAGGCTATCAGATAACATGAAGCTCGCGCTTAAAGAGGCTCTGTCAGCACCCCGCGAGGAAGTACAGAACTTCAGCCGAGACTGGACAAGGCTACACTCGCTCGTTCTCGGGGAGGTCGACGACGGCTGGCGACAAATGACCAACAGTCTTGACAGTGAGGTCAGTGAAATC TTTCACCGTCTCATAGCATCCGGTGTAATCCCCCAAGACTTCAACATGTTTGACTCGCCAGCCACAGTAGCCCAGGACATGAAACATCTCCAGCGTCTGACAGACAGTCTACGTCGAGTGTCCACCATGATTAGCTTAAACATCGACACAGTTGACTGCCTGATCAACCGGGTGGAAATGTTCAACAAAGGCAGCTACATTTACCCCGACGACTTATTACCCTTTCTTCGCAGCCTCCACCAGTTCAAACAAGAGCACAAATTCGCCCTCAAAAATAGCTCAGCCGTCCTCGAGCGAGCCACCTCCCTAGCGAACCAGCTTCGAGACACCGTGGCGTTGCGAAACAGCGAGATCAACAAAAACCACACGGAACAGCTGGGCGGCAACACGGCCGCCCTTGCAAACCTCTCAGAGCAGGCTGGTCGTGAGACAAGCGTGGTAAAAACGCTCACTGTGCTTGCTCTGGTGTTCGTGCCGGCGTCATTCGTCGCCGACTTCCTGCAGATGGGCTACGTAACGACAGATCCGGACAACGCTAGGATATGGAGAGCGGCACAAGACCTACAGCTCTACGCCGCGTTGGCGATTCCCCTCGTGGCTCTGACTATGGGGTTCTATATTGTGATAGAATTGCGCAAGGCAAGTCATCACGGACAGAAAGGTCCAGTGGGGGCTCCATAA
- a CDS encoding hypothetical protein (COG:E; EggNog:ENOG503P2QT) has translation MSNSIAMRDMGPVRPLAEDVNPLEAQASFPGASTQAPNHMDNDSNRPSATELGGSQSEPPGDTRHNSHHEIHGDHDDDNDHEDRERRRRAAGPFKNPRVNTETSISEERGTGPLGVFDIFAFIANKMIGTGIYTAPASVFLLTGRKNLTLGLFGVGFFYSLISTFLYLDFAAAFPYTGGELVYISEMTAYSGIRESSPTQGQVDKTPSPPRWRKTKRIFGDGLLAYVAYSILFVAFFNSGTNGMQTGRLVLLWVNAGDVDENGVTPDVNRDLVRFLGIVVLSVICLLQYFSPSAGRRLNRGFAAIKILTLIALIGVAGNTARVRRQNNEGHSAEWQEENPVTSPLSFAKAILAVLFSFEGWENATFVAGEIPRHQHKVLQKGFIIAVVVVGVLYLAVVSAVLDALSWAQLNEQRTNVNYAPLLTGNGTAARRGWAIMAAISSLGSLNSIIYTFSRVKQAIGQADILPWSKVWKKDDSMDRARDVSVQETRNPTNPQHYIHKSPQGGLLIHWTMSVVVIAGSSATANTIESIGIPGYIQTYVHVFVLFTLALVSFRLPGRERALATLTQQPIKSILRPSELTNPFAKSIWYLLWLLYILMNLTIIVVNPVPPYSGSDGSNVSFPGWGFPAILFSVLAFAISYYLVIFCPLPREYPPNQPLDAPTPGDQIPARWTRNPLHAAGIRAKIEFDKDYNEALPRVFRFGRRWRVVYSIEGDRDGEEYDSSTTKLFLYWLFGGDRLKESPPRRFWEWLRERAHLR, from the exons ATGTCTAACAGCATTGCAATGCGGGACATGGGCCCTGTGCGTCCACTCGCGGAGGACGTTAACCCACTAGAAGCCCAAGCCTCGTTTCCAGGTGCATCGACACAGGCTCCAAATCATATGGATAACGACTCAAATCGACCCTCGGCTACAGAACTCGGAGGGTCACAATCAGAGCCTCCGGGAGATACGCGACACAACAGTCATCACGAAATCCATGGTGACCATGACGATGATAACGATCATGAGGACCGCGAGAGGCGACGCCGGGCAGCGGGACCGTTCAAGAATCCCCGCGTCAATACCGAGACAAGCATTTCGGAAGAAAGGGGGACCGGGCCACTGGGCGTGTTCGACATATTCGCATTCATTGCAAACAAGATGATTGGAACGGGGATTTACACAGCTCCTGCATCTGTTTTCTTGCTTACGGGGAGGAAGAACCTAACACTGGGTCTCTTTGGAGTTGGGTTCTTTTACTCACTGATCAG CACATTTCTCTACCTTGATTTTGCTGCCGCGTTTCCATACACTGGCGGTGAATTGGTTTAT ATCAGTGAGATGACGGCCTATTCCGGAATACGAGAATCATCACCGACACAAGGGCAAGTTGACAAGACCCCGAGCCCTCCCCGATGGCGCAAGACGAAAAGGATATTTGGAGATGGACTCCTGGCCTATGTCGCCTATTCCATCTTATTCGTCGCATTCTTCAACTCCGGAACCAACGGTATGCAAACTGGACGTCTGGTCCTACTTTGGGTCAATGCCGGAGATGTTGACGAGAATGGCGTGACGCCCGATGTCAACCGAGATCTTGTCCGCTTCCTTGGGATCGTGGTACTATCGGTGATATGTCTACTACAGTACTTCTCTCCATCTGCAGGCAGAAGGCTGAACCGAGGTTTTGCTGCCATCAAAATACTCACGCTTATTGCCCTCATCGGTGTCGCTGGCAACACGGCCCGAGTGAGACGTCAAAACAACGAGGGACATTCAGCCGAGTGGCAAGAGGAAAACCCAGTAACAAGCCCCTTGAGTTTCGCAAAGGCTATTCTCGCGGTCCTGTTCAGCTTTGAAGGTTGGGAAAACGCTACATTT GTTGCCGGCGAGATACCCCGACATCAGCACAAGGTCCTGCAAAAAGGCTTCATCATCGCCGTAGTGGTGGTCGGTGTCTTGTATCTGGCTGTTGTTTCCGCAGTG CTTGATGCTCTGAGTTGGGCTCAACTGAATGAACAACGGACTAACGTAAATTACGCGCCCTTG CTGACGGGTAATGGCACGGCTGCGCGACGTGGCTGGGCCATAATGGCGGCTATTTCTTCTCTTGGCAGCCTAAACTCCATCATATACACATTTAGCAGGG TCAAGCAAGCCATTGGTCAAGCCGATATCCTACCCTGGTCCAAAGTCTGGAAAAAGGACGACAGCATGGACAGGGCCCGCGATGTGAGCGTACAGGAGACACGAAACCCTACCAATCCACAGCACTACATTCACAAATCGCCCCAGGGAGGGCTACTGATCCACTGGACTATGTCGGTAGTTGTGATTGCTGGAAGCTCGGCCACAGCAAACACCATTGAGTCGATTGGCATCCCAGGTTACATACAAACCTACGTTCACGTCTTCGTTCTCT TCACCCTAGCTCTCGTCTCCTTCCGCCTCCCCGGCCGCGAGAGAGCCCTAGCAACCCTCACGCAACAACCAATAAAAAGCATACTCCGTCCCTCCGAGCTCACAAACCCCTTCGCCAAATCCATCTGGTACCTCCTATGGCTCCTTTACATATTAATgaacctcaccatcatcgtcgtgAACCCAGTCCCGCCTTACTCCGGCTCCGACGGCAGCAACGTCTCGTTTCCCGGCTGGGGCTTccccgccatcctcttcagCGTCCTCGCCTTTGCAATCTCGTACTACCTCGTCATCTTCTGTCCCCTGCCGCGGGAATATCCCCCAAATCAACCCCTCGATGCTCCCACTCCGGGTGATCAGATTCCCGCACGGTGGACACGAAACCCCTTGCACGCCGCTGGCATCAGGGCCAAGATCGAGTTTGACAAGGACTACAACGAGGCTCTGCCGCGGGTGTTTCGGTTTGGTCGTCGGTGGCGGGTGGTTTACTCGATTGAGGGCGATCGCGACGGGGAGGAATATGATTCCTCTACGACCAAGTTGTTTCTGTACTGgctttttgggggtgatCGTCTGAAGGAGTCTCCCCCGCGAAGATTCTGGGAGTGGTTGAGGGAACGGGCGCATTTACGGTGA
- a CDS encoding hypothetical protein (EggNog:ENOG503PERV; COG:G), which translates to MEWYYRLVMGQRSACVRNEHVELLLSCALPEIDPEKLEFKNFEEILPRLFFSKQKITKKFGDGPVLERLLQCGCSDCKALRTTNPQTIRDEMLGSPKGSVLLLALVFLIYLDRLHYIYPLISLGSRTNDSLQSIIGHLSPDSDGMRGLIMKKKDLDLIDKPEKDLSAELRAEKREKTRQWARLDKTFKAMRDEVSYMFEPVIIRLLNQKDSYPWYLDHSRFPFLDAEDRVPQGSFGTVTKFRIPSEYLDESIKGFMESRYRGSRDEKTGEYLFVRKSLVLQKDEMPHNPSTGSNESTIARLASMINGDAADNIISLLSLYTWRRSLYFIFPCLKTDLYHLLRQTTLPGDQTKPTKLRSNEELPKHWLWKQMIGVAHALSAIHTNMEHPHGEVEGYIIASHFDLKPANILVTSQGVLKITDFGESVISVTKSLKNLSTPFRPGDPKYAAPESRPSEVELARAYGAREDSFQVLLNYDVWALACVMTEVLVVLLDTEERPAGTAIDRFHAKLEKESRVEETRGTFLEGRHELKPYVRKVLEDFPKLPRFAHDGPQKCYMQSISNLLLRMFSTDSSKRPFSAHVLEELTQAEKIYWQNVGNHRDPLAWDVSQARLTHGGHSEFQEVGWGQSGSFFSFLHMDGVTLKVIDQDGRVTAGDHSQGAECRFQLYYRASALVEEQSEPEPISLSKTGSSSGSRRSNFNPFKPKNAEQKPKPKLVQRPSKFILKWGVISQESNHRSPIKETHIIPSQWSFTPRYILNPELDLGFILFKDSANGVDNILHFEFDTLEKVRSFQAALLRYTVQGDILQAKTVNYTKLFGKPTPLFPDGGEPMIQVWAKDSPPFLTVDKAGRPQSEGPIENTQPRQLDKTSPPKALVFFEKRSDMQFALHLTAQVTNKLFNDSRQLRGIVCTRGPSRDHFPLICIPSGNRRPKQNFDELLWKSSMPLIQGLLEPDVSQDDVDKKRVVLKLKEMELIMETQVGYKTIKSHVQGAWEK; encoded by the exons ATGGAATGGTATTACCGTCTTGTGATGGGTCAACGGAGTGCCTGCGTGAGAAACGAGCATGTGGAACTACTGTTGTCTTGCGCACTTCCAGAGATCGATCCGGAGAAGCTGGAATTCAAAAACTTTGAGGAGATATTGCCGAGACTCTTTTTCTCCAAGCAGAAGATCACCAAGAAATTCGGCGATGGCCCTGTCCTTGAACGGCTCTTGCAGTGCGGTTGTAGCGACTGCAAGGCCCTGCGCACAACAAATCCACAAACCATCCGTGACGAAATGTTGGGCTCACCAAAAGGCTCAGTTCTGCTCTTAGCACTGGTGTTTCTGATATATCTCGACAGGCTTCACTACATCTAtcccttgatctccttggGCTCGAGGACAAACGACAGTCTACAGAGTATCATCGGGCACCTTAGTCCGGACAGTGACGGGATGAGAGGGCTcatcatgaagaagaaagattTGGACCTTATCGATAAACCTGAGAAGGATCTGAGTGCAGAACTTCGAGcggaaaaaagagaaaagacaagGCAGTGGGCGCGGTTAGACAAAACATTCAAGGCCATGCGCGACGAAGTGTCTTATATGTTTGAGCCTGTGATTATCCGGTTGTTGAATCAGAAGGACTCGTATCCGTGGTACCTTGACCACTCTCGGTTTCCTTTTCTAGACGCCGAAGATCGAGTGCCTCAAGGGTCATTTGGCACTGTCACCAAATTTCGTATTCCGTCAGAATATCTCGACGAATCCATCAAGGGTTTTATGGAGAGTCGATATCGAGGTTCGAGGGATGAGAAAACCGGAGAG TATCTTTTCGTTCGAAAGTCCTTGGTGCTTCAGAAGGATGAGATGCCACACAACCCGAGCACTGGCAGTAACGAAAGCACGATAGCCCGTCTAGCCTCCATGATAAACGGGGACGCGGCAgacaacatcatcagcctTCTCTCCCTATATacttggaggagaagcctgTATTTCATCTTTCCATGCCTGAAAACGGACTTATACCATCTACTTCGCCAAACGACCCTCCCCGGGGACCAAACTAAGCCCACGAAGCTACGGTCAAACGAGGAACTACCAAAGCATTGGCTGTGGAAACAAATGATTGGCGTTGCTCATGCACTCAGCGCCATTCACACGAATATGGAGCACCCCCATGGGGAGGTCGAGGGATACATCATCGCCTCGCACTTTGATCTTAAGCCAGCAAATATCCTGGTCACCAGTCAGGGTGTGCTTAAAATCACAGACTTTGGAGAATCGGTTATAAGCGTGACCAAAAGCCTTAAAAACTTGTCAACGCCTTTCAGACCAGGTGACCCCAAGTACGCTGCTCCAGAGTCCAGGCCCTCGGAAGTAGAGCTTGCGAGGGCTTATGGGGCTAGAGAGGACAGTTTTCAGGTCTTACTAAATTACGACGTCTGGGCGCTAGCTTGCGTCATGACAGAGGTGCTTGTCGTGTTGTTGGATACCGAGGAGCGCCCGGCAGGGACAGCTATCGACAGATTCCATGCCAAGCTCGAGAAAGAATCTCGGGTCGAAGAAACGCGAGGCACATTTCTCGAGGGACGCCATGAGCTCAAGCCCTATGTCCGCAAGGTACTGGAAGACTTTCCAAAACTCCCGCGCTTTGCCCACGATGGTCCGCAGAAATGTTATATGCAGAGTATCTCCAATTTGCTCCTCAGGATGTTCAGCACCGACAGCAGCAAGCGGCCGTTTTCAGCTCATGTCCTCGAGGAATTGACACAGGCAGAGAAAATCTACTGGCAAAATGTTGGGAATCATCGCGACCCACTTGCCTGGGATGTCAGTCAGGCACGCTTGACGCATGGCGGCCATTCTGAATTCCAAGAAGTTGGCTGGGGTCAATCAggctcttttttctctttccttcATAT GGATGGCGTGACCTTGAAGGTGATCGATCAAGATGGAAGGGTAACAGCTGGAGACCATTCTCAGGGAGCTGAATGTCGATTCCAGCTCTATTATCGAGCCTCCGCTTTGGTGGAGGAACAATCAGAACCGGAACCCATATCCCTCTCGAAGACTGGGAGTTCATCAGGGAGTAGACGATCGAATTTCAACCCTTTCAAACCCAAGAATGCCGAACAAAAGCCCAAGCCGAAACTGGTCCAGCGACCGTCAAAGTTCATCCTGAAATGGGGAGTTATTTCGCAAGAGAGCAACCATCGAAGTCCTATTAAGGAGACACACA TTATCCCATCTCAATGGTCCTTTACCCCGAGGTACATTTTAAACCCTGAGTTGGACCTGGGattcatcctcttcaaggATTCTGCGAACGGTGTTGATAATATTCTGCACTTTGAATTCGACACACTGGAAA AAGTTCGAAGCTTCCAGGCTGCCCTCCTCCGTTACACAGTCCAGGGCGATAT acTGCAAGCTAAAACGGTCAACTATACCAAGTTGTTTGGAAAGCCCACACCGTTGTTCCCGGATGGCGGTGAGCCAATGATCCAAGTTTGGGCAAAGGACAGCCCACCTTTTCTTACAGTGGACAAAGCTGGTAGGCCACAATCGGAGGGACCTATCGAAAACACTCAGCCACGCCAGTTGGATAAAACATCACCTCCGAAGGCGCTGGTTTTCTTCGAAAAGCGTAGCGATATGCAGTTTGCTCTACATC TTACCGCTCAGGTCACCAACAAACTATTCAACGACTCTAGACAGCTGCGGGGCATTGTTTGCACGCGGGGGCCGTCGCGTGACCATTTTCCCCTCATATGCATCCCGTCCGGCAATCGAAGGCCAAAGCAGAATTTTGATGAGCTTTTGTGGAAGTCCAGTATGCCGCTCATTCAGGGGCTCTTGGAACCAGATGTCAGCCAGGACGATGTCGATAAGAAACGGGTGGTTCtcaagctgaaggagatggaaCTGATAATGGAAACCCAGGTTG GCTATAAGACGATCAAGAGCCATGTCCAAGGGGCGTGGGAGAAATAA